Within the Staphylococcus argenteus genome, the region AATAAGGTGAATATCAAATGCATTTGCATGCTTATCAAAAACTGTCAAGCTCACACCATCTACAGTTATTGAACCTTGTTTAACTAATTGTTCAATAATATTATTAGAACATTGGATAGTAATAATTTTGGCATTTGTAGTTTCGTTTATTTTAGAAATTGTTCCAAGTTCATCGACATGACCTAATACAAAGTGACCACCAAACCTACCGTTACCACTCATTGCACGTTCTAGATTCACTTCAGACTGTCGTTTCACATCTGCTAAATAGGTTTTATTTTCAGTACCTTTAATAACTTGTACAGTAAAAGAGGTTGGACTAAAATCAATAACTGTTAAACATGCACCATTCACACTAATCGAATCACCAATATGCATATCTTCAATAATTTTATGTGCTTCAATTTCAATCGTTCTTACCGATTGACGAATTTGTACATTTTTAACGACACCTATTTCTTCAACGATGCCAGTAAACATGCATCATCACTTCTTTCGTAAAGTTAATTTGACATTTTGATTTAATAACTCGGAATGAACAATTTCAAATTGGTTTGTGTCTGGAATTTCCATCACTTTATTCGTTTGATAAAATTGATAATTTCCAGATCCGCCAATTAATTTCGGGGCAAAATAGAGAATAAGTTCATCTATAAAATTAGATTGGAGAAATTCTGAAGTAATCGTTGGCCCTGCCTCGACTAGCAAAGTACCAACACCTTTTTTATATAAATCATGAAGTATTGTTGTTAAATCACATGACTTCAAATAAATAATTTCAACATGTGTTTTATTCGTTGTTAAATTTGGATTTTCAGTATATATCCAAATTGGCGTTGATTCATCTTGGTAAATTTGTTTATTAAAACTAATATTTCCGGACTTTGACAAAATTATCTTTGTTGGATTTTTTCCATCTTGAATACGTGTTGTATATTGCGGATTATCTAATTCGATCGTGCCACGACCTGTTAACACAGCGTCATGGTTATGCCTTAATTGATAGACATCTTGTTTAACCTCTTTATTCGTAATCCATTGACTTTGTCCATAGTCATTAGCTTGTTTACCATCTAAACTTGCAGAAACTTTTACAGTAACTTGTGGTATTTGCTGTGCTTTCGCTTTGAAAAAATCACTATATAAACGCGCAGCACGTTCATCATTAACACACTCTACTTCAATACCACTAGCGCGTAATTTATCATCACCATGTGTATCTAACGAATCATCTTTTGTAGCATAAATTACTTTGGCAATTTTGCACTCTATAATTTTATTAACACATGGTGGCGTAGAACCAAAATGGCTACATGGTTCTAACGTGATATAAATAGTTGCATCAACGGCATCTTGTTTGGCCATGTCTAAAGCTTGAACTTCTGCATGTTTGTCACCTTTCTTCAAGTGTGCACCGATACCTACAATTCTACCTTCTTTAACTACAACTGCACCAACAGGAGGATTAACACCCGTTTGCCCTTGTACCATGTTCGCAAGTTGAATCGCGTAATCCATAAATTGACTCAAATTATCACCTCTATAAACAAAAATCCTCACATCAAAAAATCCGATGCAAGGAGTAAAAATATATCGTTAAATAAGCCTATTTGTAATTAATTTTACAAATACGCTACATTATCTGTGTCGATAACTGATATTCTTTCTCCCATCCAGACTTTAACTGTCGGCTCTAGAGTCTCACTAGATCAGCCACTAATATACAAAATATTAGCGGGTCGCAGGCTTAATTTACTGCCGGTTGGGAATTTCACCCTGCCCCGAAAGAATTATTTATGAAATTGTTATAGATCATTTGAGTTTATAGTATGTCTACTACGTTTAAAATGATACTATATGTTTTCAGAAAATACAATTAATGTCGGTTTGAATATACGTATTTAGTTATTTAAAAACATTATATTCAAAAAGTTGATTTTTGTTTTTTTTGAACACACTCTCTATTCATTTCAGTTTAGATTTATATAAAATATAGTATGCCATTTTATCAATTAAGATGATTTTGTTGTTCATAAGATTCTAACACTTCATATAATTGAGACACTGTATTCGCAACTTGTTCAACAATCATCTTCACACCATTGCGCAGTTTATTAACACCATTTGTCATTTGTCCTATTGCTATCATATTAGTCAATGTGCCAAATCTAGGACTAATGACTTGATTAGTTTCAGGTATGATTTGTATCCCACCCATTGGATGCGCTTGTACAATTTGTCTGTTCTCAAGATTTTTCATTAACTGGTCATCTTCATCTAATTCAGATAAATGATTTTTTGCACCAGTTGCATTAATCACAACATTGAATACATCTTTTATTTCTTGATTATTGTATGAAAAGTGATACAAATTATTATTATAAACTATATCATCCAAACCTTTTTTTAATATTAAAGACTCATTTTCAATTAACTGAATGATTAGCTTAGCTGTTCTTGGTGGCATCGGATTAGAATTTAATTGAATGATTTTACTATACTTATTGTTAAATCTATACTGATCTTCGATATTCAAACTATTCCATATCCAATTTAAATTTTCTTTTAAATGTTCGATAATACTTTGAAATATTCCCATCTCTTTTGGATTATTTAAATCATATTTTAAGTCCTGAATATGATTTCCTGTACGTCTTTTGACTAACTTTATAAAGTCTATATTGTAGTCATCACACTCTTTTAAAAATAATGAAACTAAAGTATCAAGGGGCGCATTACCGAAATGTATTTTCTTAATTTCATTCAACTTCTCTTTTGTTAAATAATTAAATTTAATATCAATCATTGTGCCACGCACACTAGGTAAATTAGCAGAACGGCTTGTCATTGTAATTGGTAATTTTGGATGGTGTGCAGCTACGTATCGAACGACATCCAAGCTTGCAAGACCTGTACCCACAATAGCAATTTCATCATCATCGTTAACTTCGTCTAAAGTATGATAGGTAGGATAAGGTGTCGCAATATATCCTTTAGTTCCTTTTAACTTATATGGATCATGATAAGCAAATGTACCACATGTTAGAAATATATAATCATATTCTTTCCAAGATTGTTTTGTATCAGTTGTACAAACATAAAATGTTAATTTAGTCTCATCTATTTTGGAATTCGTATAAATTTCTTGGACTTTGTGAAATTTAGTAGTGATATTACTATATCTTTTCAAATACATTAACAAATAAGATTTCATGTAATGCCCGAAAACAAATCTTGGTAAATATGTAGGTTGATCGAATGTGAATTCTGTTTGTTGTTGGTACCACTTCCAAAATTCTGATTCATCATCTAAATTTAGACTCATCTTTTTTGAAGGCATATTGATTAAAAGTTCTGAACTATCATTTTGAAACGGTACGCCTTGTCCCATATTAACTTTATCATCGTATAAATCTATATCTAGTTGTTTAAACTTAGGATGCTTAACTAATTCTTTTAAAACGCTTACTCCAGCTGTTCCCATTCCTATAATTGCTACACGCATACATCATCCATCCTTTAGTAGTTCAAAATATTGCAATTCTGGTATTATCAATAATTATATCAATTTGACTTATTAGTTTAAAATTTGTTAGTGAAACTTACTCACATATTATCAAATAAATAAAACCTATAAGCTTTCATTCAATAACAACAATATTGTTTGTGTTAAAATATCAAAAATGAGGTGATCAAAATGAAATTCATAGCAAAAATTTTAATCTCGCTAGTCATTCTATTTATGATTCTTAGTCGTAAAAATAAAGCATCTTAATTAATACCCTAGAATATAAATTAAATTCAAAAAAGGTAATTGACCATGTTATCTAAACTTGGCCAGTTACCTTTTTTTGAAAAATAACGATATTAAATTTTCAATTTTTTTTATTTATGTGACGATTCTCAACGTTGTACCACATATTCTACTTTTATGCTATTGTCGAAAAATGATAAACAGCAATACTTAGACATATATCTATATAGATGATAATCTATTTAAAGTCTAGGAGGTATTGTTATGTCATATAAAGAACTAGCAAGATTTTTAAAAATTTTATCTGATCCAAGTAGATTAGAAATACTAGATTTACTCTCTTGTGGAGAATTATGCGCTTGTGATTTACTAGAGCATTTTCATTTCTCTCAACCTACACTAAGCCATCATATGAAAGTATTAGTTAAAAACCACTTAGTTATAACACACAAAATCGGAAATAAACACATGTATCAACTTAATAAGAATCTTTTTGAGTCTGTAATTAATAATTTGGCTACCGTTCACACCTCAAATCAACGATGTATTTGTCATGCACTGAATAATGGTAAATGTTCATAATGACTATTTTAGCAATTATCATTTTTCTGTTAACTTTAATCTTGGTTTTATGGCAACCTAAAGGCTTAGATATAGGTGTTTCAGCTTTAATCGGCGCCCTCATCGCTATGATTACACGTGTAGTTAGTATTTCTGATGTTTACGAAGTAACAACCATAGTCTGGAATGCGACTTTAACTTTTGTCTCTGTAATTCTTATTTCATTAATATTAGATAAAATTGGATTTTTTGAATGGTCTGCCATCCACATGTTGCATGCTTCAAAAGGTAATGGTTTAAAAATGTTTGTTTTTATCATTTTGTTAGACGCCATTGTTGCAGCATTTTTCGCTAATGATGGCGCAGCCTTAATCCTAACTCCAATTGTATTAGCTATGGTAAAAAATATCGGGTTCAATAAGCGTGCAATATTCCCGTTTATTATTGCAAGTGGTTTTATTGCTGATACTACATCTTTACCATTAATCGTAAGTAACTTAGTTAATATCATTTCTGCTGATTATTTTAATATCAGTTTTGTTCAATACTTTATTCGAATGATTATTCCAAATATATTCTCGCTATTAGCAAGCATTCTCGTATTGTGGTTATATTTTAGAAAAGCTATACCTAATACATTTGATGCAAAAAACATAAAAAATCCTAGAGACGCAATTAAAGATATGAAGCTTTTTAAGATTTCGTGGGTCGTTTTAGTCATATTGTTATTCGGATACTTAATAAGTGAATTTACTAAAATTCCCGTATCAATATTTACCGGGATTATTGCGTGTATATTTTTACTATTAGCTCGAAAATCTAACGCAGTAAGTATTAAACATATAATTAAAAATGCACCGTGGAATATTGTTTTATTTTCACTTGGTATGTTTATTGTTGTTTTTGGCTTAAAAAATGCTGGAATCACTTTAATATTGGCTCATATATTATCCAACATTTCAAATTATGGACTATTTAACACAATTATGGGTATGGGCTTTATATCAGCTTTTTTATCATCTGTTATGAATAATATGCCTACAGTTTTAATAGATGCCATTGCTATAGGTCAAACAAATGTCAATGACATATTAAAAGAAGGCTTAATCTATGCAAATGTCATCGGTTCAGATTTAGGCCCTAAAATCACACCAATTGGCTCTTTAGCTACATTATTGTGGCTACACGTCTTAGCACAAAAAGACGTTAAAATTTCGTGGGGATCTTATTTTAAAACAGGAATTATGACTACAATTCCAGTACTATTTATAACTTTATTAGGATTGTATCTATCATTAATTCTTTTTTAGAAGAAGGTATTTCATATTGAATACAAAAACAATTTACTTTATTTGCACAGGTAACTCATGTCGAAGTCAAATGGCTGAAGGTTGAGCTAAACACATACTAGGCTGAGATTGAAAAGTACATTCTGCGGGGATTGAGATACATGGTGTTAATCCGAAAGGCATAGAAGCTAAGAAAGAAGTAGTCATTTATATATCTATCCAAACATCTGATTTAATTAATAGTAATATCTTAAAAAATTCAAATTTAGTCGTAACATTATGTATTGATGCAGATACCAATCCCCCTACTTTACCACCAGATGTTAAGAAGGAACATTGGAGATTTGATGATCCTGCTGGTAAGCCTTGATCAGCATTCTAACGTGTGAGTGACGAGATTAAAATGGCTATCGAAAATTTCAAATCAAGATAAAGGTTCAACAATAGAAAATTATAAAGCATCAAGGAAACCTTCAAAACCTTTATTTTCAAAAAATAAAAATACGCTTTCTATTTCATTGCGATAGAAAGCGTATTTTTGTAATTGAACAAGTCAGATCATAACTTATCCCTTATTAAATTATTGTTTGTTTAAATGTTTGCTATCATCTTTATACACAAAGTATTTGAAGTATTTACCTTCTGTCTTCATGTTTTTATAGAAGTCAGCAATAATCGTTGCATTACTTTCTGCCCACTTAATATCAGTTGCATATTGATGTTCACCAGGATTCTTAGGGTTCCATCTCATACTATATAAAGTATTTTGGTCTGTACTTGATAAGAAGTGCTTATGAATGAAATCAGCACCGCCAGAAATAGCTTTTTCAGGTGTATCCCAACCATGTTTTTTTGCGTATTCTGCACCAGTTTTTATTGGGTCTTTATCAAGAGCGCCTACACCATAAAAATTATAGTATTTTTTGCCGTCGATTTTGACTCCATTTGCTAATTCACTTTTTACTGCACCAGTTTCCAATAATGCATGTGAAATTAAATAAACTTCATTAACGTGCTTTTCTTTTGCGGCTTTCAAGAAATCATCTGTATGTTTCAATAATGTTGGTCTATCTACTAACATACGTTTAATTCTATTTTTATCGATGCCTTGATACTTAGACAAATCTAAGAATTGATATTTTTGCTTTTTATCATCAATAAAGCTACCACTATTCATTGCACTTTTTATTTCAGTTGCTGATGCATCTCTCCATGCATCATTTTTTTTATTTGATACCTGTTGACTCGTATAGTTGTTTATTTGTTTCTTTGCTGCATCGTTTAATGTAACATTTAACTTTTCAATTTTAATGTCTGATTTAACATGTTTGAAAAATATCTGATCGGATATCATTGAGAAAAATAAAAATGAGACAACAGCAAATATGATAACAAGTCCTATTATTCCAAAAATAGAACCTTTCTTGTGCTTATTCATATCCACACCTCTTAGGTCATTGTTGTTATACATTCAGTTTGATTACGATAATAAAGTTTAACATTATTAAAACCGTTTAACAATTTTATCTATGCATTGTTACATATTCATAAATAAACAGTAATGTAAATGAAACGTTTTAAACGATTCATCAACATAAGCGAAACCATTTTTATGCATCACTGACGTAAATTATTTTATAAAGCTTTTTAAAATTTTAGTAAAGAAGCTATTGATCAAGTAAGTAATGAAATAACTTAATTTTAGCTATCTATTATTATTTTGTTTCTTTTTTATAATCCATCATGATAAAGCTGGCAGCATTTGATCTATTTTTATAATAATACTGGTTTAAATCAATCGTACCCTCTATTTGACCATCACGATACATCATTTCATTATTAAAATTATTTATCATCACGAAATCGGCACGATCTCTTATAACATCTAAATCATCGTTTCGTGCGAAAAAATGTTCTAAATTTAAATGTGCGTAATCCATTGTTACCTCCCGATTACAAATTTTGTTCAATTTACTATATAGCAAAGTAATGATATATCAAATCACATTAATTTAATTACTTATGTCTTCTATTTAACACTTAAATTAGCGATTACGCAAATGAATGATTTTCAAAAATACTTTATCATCACTTTATCCGGAAATATTTCGCTATACGTATAGCATGGAGATATATACTTTGGAATTTAATGATGTATTTAAAAAGCACCACAAAATCATTCACCATCTTTTAAAAAAATATAACATTAAGTATAATTATGATGAGTTTTATCAACTACTTTTAATTAAAATGTGGGAATTGAGTCAAATATATAAACCCTCAACCAACCATTCTTTATCTTCATTTTTATTCTTACGCTTAAATTTTTATCTTATTGACTTATTTCGCCAACAAAATCGTTTAAACGATGTCATTTTATTAGAAAACAATTCACCTATATTATTAGAACAACCTGTATATTGTAGTAACTTTGAATTATATTTTCAAGACATATGTAAGGTTTTGAATTGTAGAGAACGACAATGGCTAAAGCTATATCTTGACGGATATAAGCAATACGAAATTGCTAAAGTTATGTCATTATCAAAGTCAACAATTAAATTAATCAAGGCATCTGTTAAGCGTAAATGCCATCATATTTTTAATTAGCTTTAAAGGAGTAATTTATTTGCAAGTCATTTCTACTAAACATTTACTTTATATCAAAACTGCATCTTCGAATCATATTAAAACAGATTGTGTTTTCCTAAATTATAATTATCATCTTCCTATTTCAGTAAATAAATTAATCGCATATTACGCGAAACTTCATTTAAAAACACCAGAATTACAAATTGAAACCGCAAAAAACCTACTGAATATTAACAAATTAATTCCTATTTACCTTGACCACAAAACGATACTTTTCCCCATAAAACAAAAGCGTGCACCGATACAAATTTATATCAATGCACACTATATTATTGGTATGACTGCTAAAAATGATTCAACTTTAATACATTTTAAGAAAGGCATTACGTTAGAAGTTGATGAGCCAATTTCACTTATTTCGAAAAAATGTCATGAAAGTCTAGCACTTAAACATTTTATTGAACATACTATTTAGAATTAAATTTTAGTTCTAGTAATTTCTTAGTGAAATATGATGTTACGATTTTAATTAAATATATACTGACAAACATTAATAAAATCGCTCCAATAATTGTTAATATCACAACTGTTGTAGTTAAGTCCACCTTAGGATTAACGAAAAATTGTACACCTGATAGGCTAGTAATTAATCCAAACAAGAAAATGCCCAGTAATGCAACATATGCAAGAATCATCATAATTAAAATTAGAAACATACTATAACTTTTCGCTTCTTTATCTTTGAAAATGTATTGTCTTAAATATGCATTAGCAAATGTAATTGGTTTATTAAAATTCACATTGTCAGATTCAGAGATTGATGCCAAATGTTGATCTAATTCAAGCTTTTCCTTTTTATTTAAAAACCATAATTGCTTTTTCACTTTTTTATCAAACAATTTTTTACTCATAATTAAGGATTTCTCTCCTTTGATTTTTTGACCTCATTTTAAAATGCAAAGTCAAATAACATTGTATTTTATATATTTTACAGAAATATATGCATCAAATCTACAAAATTCATTTTACAATTTCATTTTGTGTTCATTTAAAGTTATAAATCGAATGTTATATTTACTATTTATACATGTAGATTTAAAGCACCTTTAAATACATGTGTAGTTTTCATATAATGAACGTAGTAATCACTATAAATACCAGTTGAATTAATTTTTTAATAATAAGGAGAAATCAGTTATGATTAAAAAATTCAATCAATTCTTTTACGATGATTTATCAGTTACTCAAGGAAATTATTTTTTCACACTGCTAAAAGGAATTTTTATTGCGATTTATTTCCTCATCGCAATTGTTATTTGTGAATTACATTTACTATATGGTTTACTTACAATAATGGTCGGTATCTTCCTTCTAAAAATACTAAAAATAAACCTATTTTCGCTTAAAAAAATAACATTGCCACAAATTGCCCTTATAATCGGTGGTACCCTTTTACTTTTTGGCTTAGACAACATTTACTTATACTTTCATGAAACGCCTAAAAATCAACAAACATTGGAAAATGAAATAAAGAATATGCCATTATACTTTTCAATTCTTACTGTCGCAGTTACTCCAGCTCTTTTAGAAGAAATTATTTTTCGCGGCATTTTAATAAGAGTTATATTTAGAAACCATTTATTACTAGGTTTAGTTGTGTCTAGTCTAGCTTTTGCATCATTACATGAATCAGAAACATGGATTGGATACTTACCTTACCTTTATTCGGGAGTAATTTTTGGACTAGCATATTTAAAAACAAGACGATTAGAAGTTGCTATCTTAATGCACTTTCTAAATAATCTCTCCTCTTTATTCATTATACTGTGGGGGTAATGTCAGTTTAAAATGATAATTTGAAATGATACACATTGATTGCATCTCAATATGTTATCTATAAAACTATATACAATACAAATTAATAACACACAAGCTTTTAAAGCAATAATAAATCTTGTATAATTAACTTAATTTTTATAAAAAATTAAACATCCATCTTTATATTAGGAGAGTTAATATGTTTTCGAGGAACAACAATGTATTTGTTGATGATTTATCTGTAACAAAGGATAATTATTTAATTGCAGTTTTAAAGATGTTACTCATTTTTTTAGTTATTAATTATGGTACAGACTTCAGTATTGAACATGAGTATATAGGGTTATTCATCATATTGCTTGGTGTTGTACTTCTCAAAGTTTTAAATATTAATCTGTTATCTTTCAAAAAATTAAAATTCACTCATATTCTTTATATTATTTTTGGCTATTTGCTAATGTATGGGTTGGATAGCTTATATGCTATGTTCGCACCACCTACATTAAATGAAACGTTGATAGATGAAGAGTTTGAAGATATACCTTTCCACTTATCTCTAATCAGCATTGCAATAATTCCACCAATCACGGAAGAAATCATATGTCGTGGATTGATTTTACGGGTTTTATTTAGAAACCATCTTTTCTTAGGACTAATTGTATCAAGCATATTCTTCGCACTAATACATGCATCTGACACACTGATTGGTTATCTTCCTTATTTTTATTCAGGTTTAATTTTTGGCTATACTTACTTAAAAACAAAACGATTAGAGGTACCAATTTTAATACATTTTATAAATAACCTCTTAGCTATTTAGCATTAAAGTCATTCAGCTTCACTATATGATTAATCATTATTTATTTTGAAAATTGCAACATGACACTAAAATTATAACAATGTAATAAATAGGTAACTTTTCATTTGTTATTGGACATTTACTTTTTGGAATTATATAAATACAACAAAGCCACACGCCGGACTTAAATAGGTGTGTGGTTTTCTTAATTTATTGTTTAACTATTTATGTGTGGCTCCAATTACATATCAATTAAGAACCCCCATAGGCACAGTGCCTATGAGGGTTTAAATGTATTTTAAATTATAAAATAGAAAGTCCTGAACTTTGAATATCTTTTGCAAAGCCTTTAACTGTATCAACTGGTAATTCATTAATGTCGCGACCTAAGTTTGTGTTCACTTTTTTAACAACATCTGCTGGACATGTAATAATATCTGCACCAATTTCATCAGCTTGAATGACATTGAATAATTCACGGCAACTTGCCCATAATAACTTAACGCCTTCTTTGCTGTGTGTCACTTCCACCGCTTCTTTCATCAATGGTAATGGATCTACACCTGTATCAGCAATTCTTCCTGCAAATACTGAAACATATGTTGGTACGCCTTCAGTTACTGCTTCTGTAATTTCTTTAACTTGTTCGATAGTATATACCGCAGTTACATTTAATCTTACATTGTCAGCTGAAAGTTTTTTAATTAATGGAATAGTTGACTCACCTTTTGTATTAACAATTGGAATTTTAACGAAAACATTGTCACCATATTGTTTTAAAATTGCTGCTTCTTTTTCCATCGTTTCTAGATCATCTGCAAACACTTCGAACGAAATAGATGCATCTGGAATTTCTTTTACAGCTTCTTCAGCAAATGCTTTATAATCTGTAACACCCGCTTTTGCCATTAAACTTGGATTTGTAGTAAAACCATCCACTTGTTTGTTTTTATAAGCCGCTTTCATTTCTTCAATATCTGCACCGTCTGCAAATACTTCAACATTTAGTTTAGCCATATAGTATAGCCTCCTTGGTTCTTATTAAAATTTTACAACATCTGCATGTCTTTTTCTTACAACCATTTGTCAAAAATGATTTTTATTTCTTTGTTATATAAAACATTTATATCACGCTTTTATAATATTAAGCTAATGTTTTGCCTAGAAAATGAATAAATTACTTTTGCAACATTGTGTCAAGATAGTAATTAAACTATTGTTTTACGGTTGTTTATGATACGATATGTTAATGATAATCATCCAGGAGGTCAAGCATGTCTCGTTCAAAAAAACACTTTTACTTATCGAGCTTAATGATTATTTTAAGCTTTTTCTTTAATACAAATAATGTTTTTCTAAGTGGACTTTTTAATTCTTTCATAAAATTAATATTCTTCTGTAGCATTGTTAATTCAATTATTCTTATTTTGGCGATAATATTTGCAGATCGTTCAATAAAAGCATTAAAACCTGATGCTGATTGGATCAGAATTGCCAGTAAAAGTTTGCCATGGCTTATTTTAATTGTAATTTTAGTTCATATATTTTCAATCGTTCATACATTTGGCTTAATTTAAGTCAAATCACTAAAACATTTATTTGATTCTTATTTAACATCAAAGTAAATACCATTGGCTCATAAAAAAATGCCAATGCTTCATAAAATCTTTACATCATTTCTGTATTTCCATAGACAACATGATATAACTATATTGAGGTTTGGCAATTACGTGATTTTTTATAATCGCAACATTGTCAAAACCTCATTTTTGATTGAAGACAAAACTTTTTCATTCGAGGTGACTCAATTGCAATATTTATATATTTTTATAGGTGGTGCTATAGGTGCACTTTTACGTTACTTAATTTCATTTCTAAATGTATCTGGTTCATTTCCTGTTGGTACTTTTGTAGCAAATTTAATAGGCGCCTTTGTTATGGGAATTTTAACTACATTGTCCATTTCTTTTTTTAAAAATCGTCCAACATTAAAGAAAGCAATTACAACAGGATTTTTAGGTGCATTAACGACTTTTTCAACATTTCAAATAGAATTAGTACATATGTTTAACCATCAGCAATTTATAATATTACTATTATATGCCGTAACAAGTTATGTGCTAGGAATCTTTTTATGTCACTTCGGTATGAAAATCGGAGGTGCCCTATCATGATATCTACATTATTAGTAATGATTGGTGGTGGCTTTGGTGCAGTTGTTAGAGGTGCATTAACAGATTACTGTAATGCTAAATTTACATCATCGTTGCCAATCCCAACACTTATTGTAAACCTCATAGGTAGCTTTCTCATCGGACTTATAATGGGAATGGCAATTTCAAACACGTGGTTATCTGCACTTTTTGTCACAGGATTT harbors:
- a CDS encoding CPBP family intramembrane glutamic endopeptidase; translated protein: MKKFNQFFYDDLSVTQGNYFFTLLKGIFIAIYFLIAIVICELHLLYGLLTIMVGIFLLKILKINLFSLKKITLPQIALIIGGTLLLFGLDNIYLYFHETPKNQQTLENEIKNMPLYFSILTVAVTPALLEEIIFRGILIRVIFRNHLLLGLVVSSLAFASLHESETWIGYLPYLYSGVIFGLAYLKTRRLEVAILMHFLNNLSSLFIILWG
- a CDS encoding CPBP family intramembrane glutamic endopeptidase; the protein is MFSRNNNVFVDDLSVTKDNYLIAVLKMLLIFLVINYGTDFSIEHEYIGLFIILLGVVLLKVLNINLLSFKKLKFTHILYIIFGYLLMYGLDSLYAMFAPPTLNETLIDEEFEDIPFHLSLISIAIIPPITEEIICRGLILRVLFRNHLFLGLIVSSIFFALIHASDTLIGYLPYFYSGLIFGYTYLKTKRLEVPILIHFINNLLAI
- a CDS encoding transaldolase, translated to MAKLNVEVFADGADIEEMKAAYKNKQVDGFTTNPSLMAKAGVTDYKAFAEEAVKEIPDASISFEVFADDLETMEKEAAILKQYGDNVFVKIPIVNTKGESTIPLIKKLSADNVRLNVTAVYTIEQVKEITEAVTEGVPTYVSVFAGRIADTGVDPLPLMKEAVEVTHSKEGVKLLWASCRELFNVIQADEIGADIITCPADVVKKVNTNLGRDINELPVDTVKGFAKDIQSSGLSIL
- the crcB gene encoding fluoride efflux transporter CrcB encodes the protein MQYLYIFIGGAIGALLRYLISFLNVSGSFPVGTFVANLIGAFVMGILTTLSISFFKNRPTLKKAITTGFLGALTTFSTFQIELVHMFNHQQFIILLLYAVTSYVLGIFLCHFGMKIGGALS
- a CDS encoding fluoride efflux transporter FluC, with amino-acid sequence MISTLLVMIGGGFGAVVRGALTDYCNAKFTSSLPIPTLIVNLIGSFLIGLIMGMAISNTWLSALFVTGFLGGLTTFSTLAKELTLMMTPKLKLTHFINYSLLQFIIGFIACYIGFHI